The sequence below is a genomic window from Amia ocellicauda isolate fAmiCal2 chromosome 6, fAmiCal2.hap1, whole genome shotgun sequence.
cgcacagcaagagacagaaagacagtgaCACAgcaagaaacagagagagacactgtgacaTACACagcaagagacagacagacagagagagacactgtgacacgcacagcaagagacagacagacagacagagagagagagacactgacacgcacagcaagagacagacagacagacagagagagagagagacactgtgacacgcacagcaagagacagagacactgtgacacgcacagcaagagacagagagagacactgtgacacgcacagcaagagacagacagacagacagagagacactgtgacacgcacagcaagagagagagacactgtgacacgcacagcaagagacagagagagagagagagagacactgtgacacgcacagcaagagagagagacactgtgacacgcacagcaagagacagacagacagagagagagagagacaccgtGACACGCACagcaagagacagacagacagagagagagacactgtgacacagacacagagagagagacactgtgacacgcacagcaagagacagacagacagagagagagagacactgtgacacgcacagcaagagacagacacacagtgacacagcaagaaacagagagagacactgtgacaTACACagcaagagacagacagacagacagacagacagagagagagacactgtgacacacagtaagagacagacagacagacagagagagagagacactgtgacacgcacagcaagagacagagagagacactgtgacacgcacagcaagagacagacagacagacagacagagagacactgtgacacGCACAGCAAGAGACAGGCACACTCGGCCCCAGCCTGTTGTTTTCCAGGCTGGGGGGTCAAAGGTCGCCTGGATATTCTGGCTCCAAAGCAGAGATGAGGCAGTGCGGTATTTTAGGAGATCAAAGTGTTTTGAGTTCAGAAGTGCTGAGCCGCTGTGTGCTGACAACTATAGCCTCACCCTCAGGCTCCGCTGAACGCACTctacacgcacagacacacacacacaggaatacaCCTGAtgctgagagacacacacagggacagaaATACCCTTGACGCTAAGAGACGTTGTAGAGGATCTGagactggagacacacacacacacacacacacactgctgggCAGGGAGAGCGTGCCGCAGGCgtgcacacagacaggcagtggAATTAGCCCTGATGGAAAGTATGTTGGCAGACCAGTTCATAATACAGCTGCCACTCTGACAGCTCAGCTGATTTACATTTTCCACTTTCAGCAGCaaaaaacagaaaggaaaaaagagaagagaagagagggggaggggccgGCCGGCCGAGCTGATATCACCGTTTTCCAGTCCCTCCTTGCCTCTCTCTCTATCGCTCTTTGTCTCGCTGCGAATGTGTGTCAGAGCGAGTGAGggagtgttttgtgtgtgtgtcagagcaaGTGAGTGTACAGCGAGGAGAGGGGGaaggggaaggagagagagagagaagtggttTGTCAGACAGAGCCCGGCCCTCCGCTGCTGTTGTGTGGCCAAGAGACGGGGGTGGGGCCGCCTGTCAGTGCCGCTATAAagcactgtgagagagagagagagagagagagacagagagagggagaaagacgGTGATTCGCAGGCAGCCGCAGCAGCAGGAGGCTGTATTTCTGGAAGCTTCCGCGCGCTGAGATTATTTATCTGACCAGGATTAGCAGCTGTCAGCCTCTGGGGCTGCAGACCCACTGACCGGGCCTGCGCTGGGAGCTTCTGGGCCAGAGAGGGAAgcaggaaggagagagagagagagagagagggggaagcaggaaggagagagagcgagagagagagcgagagagagagagagagagagagagagagagagagagagggggaagcaggaaggagagagagagagagagagagagagagagagagagagagagagagagaaaaccaccACAAGCTGGTCCCTGTGTGGGAATCCGGTGGGACAGGCTGGGCTGTGGACAGAGCAGTAGTCCAGGTTCTCGGGGTCGAGTCGTCGGAGTCGATCACGCTGGGGAAACCGCGAACGCCCCCCGTCCGCCCTCGGCACCCCCCCTTGCGACCCCTGACCTCCGAGGCTCTGAAGCGGATTGGCCGCTGCCTCCTTAGAGATCCCAGCATGCACCTGAAGAGGATGAAGTGCAACCCCTTCTCCCTGATCGCCTCACTGGGGGACCAGGATGTCTTCTCCCGGACAGAGACGCGGGTAAGATGGATAGACTCCCCCTGACCCCTCGCTGGACCGGGCTGGGCCTCGCAATAGCAGTGCAGCCGCCTCGACCGGGTTCTGACACGCTTACTGCGTCGCTGTGTTTTGCTGGGCTGCGCAGGGTTACTCGGGCGTGTTTTAAACCCAGTGCAGTCCTGTGAGCGACTCAGGGTGAGAGGGCAGTTGTTCCAGATGTGTTGGATTGTTAATTGAGCTCAAATAGACGGATCACTTGCAGAGCTCATTGATCCGGATTCATTCTGTCCCAGTGATGTGTTTGTGGGGGTGATGCCAGTGTGATTGGTGGCGCTGACTCCTGCTGCCTCTCTGGGGTGTTGTGTGTGACCTGCATCCTCCCGACTCAGAGAGGTGTGTCGTTCTGTGGCTCTGCGTCTCCGTGAGCTTTAGTGGCAGGACAAGTTTACACAAGCGTTGCCAAAGCGTTGACAGACCGAGAAGAGAACAGATACGACATGCCACACCCCTGTCCCTGTGCCGTCAGTGCACATGCTGCGTGTCTCCCTCGCTCTCGCCCCAGTCTCATCcctctcttctcctccctccccagGAGAGTTTTGAGGCCCTGTTCCGCTCCTTCGATGGCGCCGCGTCATTCCAGTTCTTCAAGAGCTTCCGTCGGGTCCGCATCAACTTCCAGGACACGGTGGCGGCGGCCGAGGCCCGGGTGCGGCTCCACAAGTCCGACTTCAATGGCAAAGAGCTGCGGCTGTATTTCGCGCAGGTAGGTGCCTCGGACCTCCGACCCCACCGCCCCCCTGTCGAACACGGCTGAGATCAATGGGTGATTTGAGCAGACGGCACCTTCGTGACTGTGTGTGACAGCAGTGCCTCCCTGTGGACAGTCCAGGTGTTGCGATACTCGCTCAgtcctctccctctctacctctctccttctctccctctctgcagaCTCTGCACATCGGCAGCCCCCGCCTGGAGCCCCCCAAGCCCGACAAGCAATTCCTGATTTCCCCGCCCGCCTCGCCCCCTGTGGGCTGGGAACAGGCGCAGGACGCCACCCCCGTCATCAACTACGACCTGCTGTGTGCCATCTCCAAGCTGGGCCCAGGTAACACACCGACACCCTGACACAGTGACACGCCCACAGACGCTCTGGTGGACTGAATCGTAttatgacacacagacaccgtgACACATGCACATTAAAACATTGATATCATATATTGACACAGTgacccacagacacactgacggTCTAGACATGCCCCGAGCCTTTGCCGTCCGGCCCCTGACACCCctgtccccctccccccccccccccaggagagAAGTATGAGCTGCACGCCggcacccccaccacccccagcGTGGTGGTGCACGTGTGCGAGAGCGAGCAGGACAGCTCGGGGGGGGAGGAGGACGAGGCCCGGCCGCGCCCCCGCATCATCCAGACGCGCCGCCCCGAGTACGCCGGCCCCGCCCAGCACTGAGCTCCCCGCTGCGCCGCGCCCCCGCTGACACTGCTCTGAGGACAGGCCTGATCGCCCTGGTGTCCCGGTTGGGCTCTGGTTCTGTTGGACTCGATACTGAGAGCAGGAGGACGGACCGCTGAGTTGCTTGCATTTGTCCTTTTGGTTGTTTTTGGCGTCCGTCCGGGGGAGCGTGCGATCGGGAGAGAGGACGACGGGAgctgcgtgagtgtgtgtgtgagagtgtgttattTATACCAGGACTCTGACTGTTATCCAGTCTAAATCACTGTGTCCCAGAGAAGCCCCTGAGCGGTGGCATCACCGGCGCCCGTCTTTCCGCGTTGCCGGCCACGGCCCGCTGCCTGCTGGACGAACGAGCCGTGCGGTTCAGGAGGCGGTCAAACCAAAGACCACCGGGGCGCCAAGCCGGGCCGCGGCTCCGCACTCTGGACCCGTGAGACGCCGTTCACGACGGCGGGAAGCGCGTGGTCCGGATTCAGACGGGTGAGGAGCTGCCACGGCTGGTGGGGGGGTGCAGTCGCTCCCGGCCACGATGTAGCAGCGCTGTgtctcacacactgactgttCACGTGTAGCACTGTGGGCAACGCCTGAGGCCCCTCACTCCTTCTCACTGTGCGCGTCTCTGTAGCAGCAGGGTCTGTGTGcgtctgcgtgtctgtgtgcgcATTTGTGTGTCTGCCACTCGTCCGAGACGCCGGATTGGCCGCACTGCCCTGCTCAGGTGAGTGAAGCCCCCACTGGACTCACCGTCCGCTGTCCTGCAGGTGTCCTCTCCCCCCCACAGCCCTGACCCTCCCCGTGTCTGGGGGCCGCAGCCCGGGGCCCCCTGCTGTCCGAGCGCATGTCTGTCCTGGAACTCGGTCATATCTGTTACTGCGTACTGTTCACCATCGTCGATCTTGTGACTGtaatcattattataaataatactgttgatgatacaaataataataataaaagattgTTAACCTTTTGCACCGCTCCCTGGCTCTGTCTTTATTTAGTGTGTTATTGTTCTGATTGGTGCCGGCTGCTGATCCGGGGCAGAGCCGGGGGGGCGACCAGGAACTCTGTGCCTTGCATGGTGGACATCTGCGTACCGGAAATAAATACAGAGCAGTAGAGAGAGGAGGACTTGGCCACACAGTCCCGGTCCGACCCGTTCGTCCAGTTGGTCGGTCGAGGGGCCGGATCTGAGTCGGGCTGAGGGGTGGGCATCGCAGTGGGTGCAGTTCTCCAGTCCGTCCCCCTAGGGCAGTGTGGGCGGGAGCTCAGACTGTGTCGGAGTGGACCGCTCCCCTGGGCCtggcttgtgtgtgtctgtgcatctcCTCTGGGGCAGAGAGCAGGTGGGGAACTGGGCCCCTGGACCGACTCCATGACCGACCCCTGGGATCAGATCTCCGGACGAGTCGCCTGCTGTCAACACGGGCCGTTCAGACAGTGTCCAGGACGATCCGCTCCCTCTCTCAGGTGTAACTGTTTTCAGGAGCAGCTAATAAAGCAGGCGGAGAGGAGACATACAGACAAGCTCCCCCCAGAGAGAGGGACGTTCGAAAGGTGCAGCCCCTGTGTTGCCTCTGGAACACCGGCCCGGTCTGTCAGTCGGGACCATAAACCTGTTTTAATTGAgctgaactgagagagagaggggccctTCTGCGCCTCAGGCACAGGGGTCACCTTGTCCTGTCGTCTCCTGCTTATTAACCGTGCCGGAGCGGGGGGGTGCAGCCCTGCGAGACGGGGCATGATCTGGGAGCCGTCCCTCTCcgcacagacacacgcagagacggagcagtacagacacacacggtAGGGACACGCGGGAGTCTGACAGAGCGCCGTCCACAGACACAGGCGTCGACAGGGGGACAGCGTCCGTCTGTGCACTTGCTCCAGAAAGGTAATGTACGGGGGGCTGCAATATTTTACCACGTTTACCATTGTACACCACACCTTACTGTGTTTATTCCACCGTCCGCCACAGCGCAGGTTACTCCTGCAGAGTGTCAATAACACGGCTGTGAAGGTCGTGTTTACTTATTGTGGGAAAGTGCCGTGTTGTGTGAATGCTGTCCGACACAGTATTGAGTGACGCGGGCGAGGGGGTGCTGCAGCAGATTGTGGCGGAGCAGCACTTACTCCACCACAGCagagaaataaatataacagTCACACACCTCCACTCCAGTCCCGGACCATACGAGTGCTATGAACACAGCACAGGAGGaggtgtttttaatatatttacatgtCTATTGTCCATATCAATCCCAGGAGTAGTAGTTACTGTGGCAGATCAGCGCATGTCCCTCTGCGTGTTTACCTCTCTGACTGTACAtgcgtgtacatgtgtgtgtgtcccacCCAGCAGTCCGAGTGGAGCCGAAAAGCGAGGGAGCTGCTGGGGCCACTCTCATCTCTCTGGGCCCCCCGTCCCCGTGAtgaacagcactgtgccacagCCCCctctcctggccagcctgctgCAGCACTGCCTGAGCCAGAACCAGAGCGGGCCGGCCGGTGCGGAGCGGGACCCGGGCATCCTTTACATCCTGCTGATCGTGGGCCTGTTCAGCGCCTGCACCTTCGCCATCATGGTCCGCTTCATCCGCTCACGCAAGCTGGAGAGCTCCCAGGACCCCTACCACCTGTACATCAAGCACGACTGGGGGCCCGACCCAGGGCTCGTCCTCAGCAACCCCGCCACCCCACTGGAGCCCCCCGCCGGCCCCCACCACCGCCAGCTGCCAGGCTGAGAGGAGCGGGACCGGGACGAGGGACCGGGACAAGGGACCGGGGGAGTCCTCTGCCGTGAGCAGGCATCTGTAGTTCAGGGCGTCCCTCGGTGGCTTGTCGAGGTGTGCGTCACAGTGTGTTGTTCTGCACCACTGGCTCTGTGCTACTGAACTGtaaacaagtgtgtgtgtgtgtcagtgtgtctgtgtgaatgtgcgtgtgtgtatgtcagtgtgtgtatgtgtcagtgtgcgtgtcagtgcatctgtgtgaatgtgcgtgtgtgagtgtgtgtgtgtcagtgtgcgtgtcagtgcgtctgtgtgaatgtgtatgtgtgagtgtctgtgtatgagtgtatgtgtcagtgtgagagagtgtgtcagagtgtgcaGATGCTTCTTTAATAAATAAGATAACGGTAGATCTTTACTGCAAACCATGAAGGGTCTCTGTCGCTCGCCCAGTGTCTCCGCGCTGCTCTGGAGGCGCTGGCACCGACGCACTTCAGTTCAGTAACGAATCCTTTAATAAACAAATCTCGTCAATGAAGCCGAGCTCACTGTGTTCTGACTGGCTGCTGTGCTGCTCATCCTCCCGCCCCTCTCTCTGGACCAGGATTGACTGTGATGGACTGAGAGCGGTCCTCTGCAGAGAGCAGCGCACAGAACCGCAGCGGCAGGCAGCCCGACTCGCGGCTCTGGAGCCCCTGGTGGCTGCTGGGGTACGGGTCGGGCTGCCTGTCCACTCACTCCTGCCCACAGCGGCCGtcccacactgcactgagagacaggcCTGGAAAGAAACGAGCCAACGTGCGAACTGTTGAAAAAATACCTTTATTTACAAAAGGTTGGAGGGAAAGAAAAGTCATAAATATATGAAAAGCTGCTCTCCTGTGTCCGCGGTTCCTGCCAGCCCGTGTTCAGCTCCCCGCCtggcgtgtctgtgtgtccgcCGACAGACAGTGCCCCTCCAGCACAGAGAGGACCCCCCACGGCCAGATACTCCaccacctgacacacacacacacacacacacagaggggtcAGACAGGGGGAT
It includes:
- the LOC136750744 gene encoding calcipressin-1 isoform X2, with protein sequence MHLKRMKCNPFSLIASLGDQDVFSRTETRESFEALFRSFDGAASFQFFKSFRRVRINFQDTVAAAEARVRLHKSDFNGKELRLYFAQTLHIGSPRLEPPKPDKQFLISPPASPPVGWEQAQDATPVINYDLLCAISKLGPGEKYELHAGTPTTPSVVVHVCESEQDSSGGEEDEARPRPRIIQTRRPEYAGPAQH
- the LOC136750744 gene encoding calcipressin-1 isoform X1, yielding MQQPRDRARPDEATVDVHFAALPDALIACRVAEPVFADPRVKESFEALFRSFDGAASFQFFKSFRRVRINFQDTVAAAEARVRLHKSDFNGKELRLYFAQTLHIGSPRLEPPKPDKQFLISPPASPPVGWEQAQDATPVINYDLLCAISKLGPGEKYELHAGTPTTPSVVVHVCESEQDSSGGEEDEARPRPRIIQTRRPEYAGPAQH